The Vibrio chagasii genome includes a region encoding these proteins:
- a CDS encoding class I SAM-dependent methyltransferase, translated as MQLQLICEDATQIDHLNDLATRWNLSHDENSEFALVLTSERLELRKVDEPKLGAIFVDLVGGAVGHRRKFGGGKGQAIAKAAGLNKGVTPTILDGTAGLGRDAFVLASLGCKVQMVERHPVVAALLDDGLQRAQQDPDIGGWVSERMKLIHASSHDALDKLSDDPNFEQPDVVYLDPMYPHPENKKKSALVKKEMRVFQSLVGADLDADALLAPAMKLASKRVVVKRPDYAAWLDEQKPSMAIETKKNRFDVYVKASMT; from the coding sequence TTGCAACTACAACTGATTTGCGAAGATGCTACCCAAATCGATCATCTGAATGACTTAGCGACTCGTTGGAATTTATCTCACGATGAAAACAGCGAATTTGCTTTGGTGCTGACTAGCGAGCGACTTGAGCTGCGCAAAGTAGACGAGCCCAAACTAGGCGCTATCTTCGTTGATCTAGTTGGCGGCGCGGTTGGTCATCGACGTAAGTTTGGTGGTGGCAAAGGCCAAGCTATCGCCAAGGCGGCAGGTTTAAATAAAGGCGTTACGCCAACCATTCTTGATGGTACGGCTGGCCTAGGGCGCGATGCATTTGTACTGGCTTCCCTAGGTTGCAAGGTGCAGATGGTCGAGCGTCACCCTGTTGTTGCAGCGCTGCTTGATGATGGATTACAGCGTGCGCAGCAAGACCCTGATATCGGTGGCTGGGTTAGCGAACGCATGAAATTGATTCATGCTTCAAGCCACGATGCGCTGGATAAACTCAGTGACGATCCTAACTTTGAGCAACCGGATGTGGTGTATCTAGATCCAATGTACCCACACCCAGAGAATAAAAAGAAATCGGCTCTAGTCAAAAAAGAGATGCGCGTATTCCAATCTTTGGTTGGTGCAGATTTAGATGCTGATGCTCTATTGGCGCCTGCAATGAAGCTCGCATCAAAGCGAGTTGTGGTCAAAAGACCCGATTATGCGGCTTGGTTAGATGAGCAAAAACCGAGTATGGCGATCGAAACCAAAAAGAACCGTTTTGACGTGTATGTGAAAGCATCAATGACTTAG
- a CDS encoding DUF3450 domain-containing protein yields MAKRFCKLNRRDITEHLGEIHSLVTEPKFVCRSCARSSADEANLCKPTAIPPLGCQNKPAEEKAACGLLAETLPKPEVTLAEMPDSSVQMFDPAVVLGDAEKQASPKKAKLKKRIANASGDEKSELKRAKKAAKKQEKYNKKLAKMIKKQQKLFKKSQKLESELERINLRLDDVAFTENQAVVVNHIH; encoded by the coding sequence ATGGCTAAACGCTTTTGTAAGTTAAACCGTCGAGATATTACCGAACACCTAGGCGAGATCCACAGCTTGGTTACTGAACCTAAGTTTGTGTGCCGCTCTTGTGCACGTTCATCGGCGGACGAAGCGAACCTATGTAAACCAACAGCAATTCCACCGCTCGGTTGTCAGAATAAGCCTGCTGAAGAAAAGGCAGCTTGTGGCCTGTTAGCCGAAACGCTACCAAAGCCTGAAGTTACCTTGGCAGAGATGCCTGATTCATCTGTACAGATGTTTGACCCAGCCGTTGTTCTTGGAGACGCAGAGAAACAAGCGTCACCGAAAAAAGCCAAATTGAAAAAACGCATCGCTAACGCGAGTGGTGATGAGAAATCAGAACTGAAGCGAGCGAAGAAAGCGGCTAAGAAACAAGAGAAATACAATAAGAAGCTGGCGAAGATGATTAAGAAGCAGCAAAAGCTGTTTAAGAAAAGCCAGAAGCTGGAAAGTGAATTGGAACGCATCAATCTACGACTTGATGATGTAGCTTTCACGGAAAACCAGGCTGTGGTTGTGAATCATATTCACTAA
- a CDS encoding carboxylate/amino acid/amine transporter yields the protein MSYLAGVTLLWAFSFSLIGVYLAGQVDSWFSVLMRVALAGIVFLPFLKFRGIPGKLIAKLMAIGGIQLGLMYCFYYQSFLLLSVPEVLLFTVFTPIYVTLIYDFLKGQFSPWYLVTAAIAVLGAVFIKFAGINDNFLVGFLVVQGANLCFAIGQVGYKVVMEKESTELPQHTVFGYFYLGALCVASVAFMLLGNPEKLPTTSLQWGILIYLGLIASGLGYFMWNKGACMVNAGALAVMNNVLVPAGLVVNILIWNRDVDLVRLSIGGGVILLSLIVNETWVKKRVARSAANA from the coding sequence ATGAGCTATTTAGCTGGTGTTACCCTCCTATGGGCCTTCTCTTTTAGCCTGATTGGCGTCTACCTTGCTGGTCAGGTTGATTCTTGGTTCTCTGTTTTGATGCGTGTTGCGCTAGCAGGTATCGTCTTTCTTCCTTTCCTGAAGTTCCGTGGCATCCCTGGTAAGTTGATCGCTAAATTGATGGCGATTGGTGGTATTCAGCTTGGCCTGATGTACTGCTTCTACTATCAATCTTTTTTGCTGTTATCCGTACCGGAAGTGCTGCTATTTACCGTCTTTACTCCAATCTATGTCACTCTGATTTATGACTTCCTCAAAGGACAGTTTTCACCTTGGTACTTAGTCACGGCTGCGATTGCGGTATTGGGCGCAGTATTCATTAAGTTCGCTGGAATTAACGACAACTTTTTGGTTGGCTTCCTTGTCGTGCAAGGTGCAAACCTCTGCTTTGCGATTGGTCAGGTGGGCTACAAAGTGGTGATGGAGAAGGAGTCGACAGAGCTTCCTCAACATACGGTATTTGGTTATTTCTACCTAGGCGCTCTGTGCGTGGCTTCGGTTGCGTTCATGCTTCTAGGCAACCCTGAAAAACTACCAACCACTTCACTGCAATGGGGAATCCTAATCTACCTTGGCTTAATTGCTTCTGGGTTGGGTTACTTTATGTGGAACAAAGGCGCATGCATGGTAAACGCAGGTGCACTTGCCGTAATGAATAACGTGTTGGTGCCTGCTGGTTTGGTGGTGAACATCCTGATCTGGAACCGAGACGTTGATTTGGTACGACTATCGATTGGCGGCGGGGTTATCTTGCTTTCTCTCATCGTGAATGAGACGTGGGTGAAAAAGCGTGTGGCGAGATCCGCGGCGAACGCCTAA
- the uspA gene encoding universal stress protein UspA, whose product MSYKHILVAVDLSDDSKLIVDKAVALAKPLEAKVSFIHIDINYAELYTGLIDINMAETQHNAMEASRIQLQNFAEHAQYPITHTLVGSGDLSHELCDTITEYNVDLVVCGHHQDFWSKLLSSTRQLINATPVDMLVVPLRDSED is encoded by the coding sequence ATGAGTTACAAACATATTTTGGTCGCAGTCGATTTATCAGATGACAGCAAATTAATTGTGGATAAAGCGGTAGCATTGGCAAAGCCATTAGAAGCCAAAGTCTCTTTTATCCATATCGATATTAACTATGCCGAGCTCTATACAGGGCTGATTGACATCAACATGGCAGAAACCCAACACAACGCGATGGAAGCGTCTCGGATTCAGCTACAAAACTTTGCTGAACATGCTCAATACCCGATCACTCACACGCTTGTGGGTAGCGGCGATTTGAGCCATGAGTTGTGCGATACCATCACCGAATACAACGTTGATTTAGTGGTGTGTGGTCACCATCAGGACTTTTGGAGCAAACTGCTCTCTTCTACACGACAACTGATCAACGCCACTCCGGTTGATATGCTGGTCGTGCCTCTAAGAGATTCAGAAGACTAA
- the ftnA gene encoding non-heme ferritin: MLSQTMVEQLNEQINLEFFSSNLYLQMSAWCEDKGFEGAAEFLRAHAVEEMEHMQRLFTYVSETGAMPILGAIEAPKHEFESLGAVFRETYEHEQMITEKINKLAHVAFSTQDYSTFNFLQWYVAEQHEEEKLFKGVLDKLELVGEDGKALFFIDKDLAQLAKDGSSSIMDAPAA, encoded by the coding sequence ATGCTGTCACAAACTATGGTTGAGCAACTGAACGAGCAAATTAATCTAGAATTTTTCTCATCCAATCTATACTTACAAATGAGTGCTTGGTGTGAAGACAAAGGATTTGAAGGTGCAGCAGAGTTTCTGCGTGCTCATGCGGTAGAAGAAATGGAACACATGCAGCGTCTCTTCACTTACGTAAGTGAGACAGGTGCAATGCCAATTTTAGGTGCGATCGAAGCCCCAAAACATGAATTTGAAAGCCTTGGCGCAGTATTCCGCGAAACCTACGAGCACGAGCAGATGATTACTGAAAAGATCAATAAGCTGGCTCACGTTGCTTTCAGCACACAAGACTACTCAACCTTTAACTTCCTGCAATGGTACGTTGCAGAGCAACACGAAGAAGAGAAGTTGTTTAAAGGTGTATTGGATAAGCTAGAGCTTGTTGGTGAAGACGGTAAAGCACTGTTCTTTATTGATAAAGACCTAGCGCAATTGGCAAAAGATGGTTCATCTTCAATCATGGATGCTCCTGCAGCCTAG
- the uspB gene encoding universal stress protein UspB, with amino-acid sequence MISGDTILFALMVVTCVNWARYFTALRTLIYIMREAHPLLYQQVDGGGFFTTHGNMTKQVRLFSYIKSKEYHHHHDEVFTSKCDRVRELFILSSVLLGVTLVAAFIV; translated from the coding sequence ATGATCAGCGGCGACACTATTCTATTTGCACTAATGGTTGTGACTTGCGTGAACTGGGCGCGTTATTTTACGGCGCTACGAACGCTTATTTATATTATGCGAGAAGCACATCCTCTACTTTATCAACAAGTAGACGGAGGCGGGTTCTTCACAACTCATGGCAATATGACCAAGCAAGTTCGCTTGTTTAGTTACATCAAAAGCAAAGAATACCACCATCACCATGACGAGGTTTTTACTTCTAAATGTGATCGAGTAAGAGAACTATTCATACTTTCTTCGGTTTTGCTTGGTGTGACGTTAGTGGCCGCGTTTATCGTCTAG
- a CDS encoding BaiN/RdsA family NAD(P)/FAD-dependent oxidoreductase, whose protein sequence is MSEKFDVIVIGAGAAGLMCAAEAGKRGRRVLVVDHAKKPGRKILISGGGRCNFTNYDVSANNFLCKNPHFVKSALSQYTNWDFISMVSKYGIEFEERDHGQLFCVNDHTAKDIVSMLLEECQQAKVEQRYRCDVHSIEKTDSGFKMHLNTDQVECDSLVVATGGLSMPKLGATPFGYKIAEQFGLSVMPTTAGLVPFTLHKEDKEDFAELSGIAIPAEITAQDGTLFKEALLFTHRGLSGPSVLQISSFWKAGQSVSINLVPEADVTELLANSREKHPNQSLKNTLAKVLPKRFVEVLIDRKELEDKPLKQFNEKQLNGIVEHLENWKIAPNGTEGYRTAEVTLGGVDTDHLSSKTMECKNIKGLFFVGEVMDVTGWLGGYNFQWCWSSGFTAGQWV, encoded by the coding sequence ATGAGTGAAAAATTTGATGTAATCGTGATTGGTGCGGGCGCCGCAGGCTTAATGTGTGCCGCGGAAGCTGGTAAACGTGGCCGACGAGTGCTGGTGGTTGATCATGCGAAAAAACCAGGCAGAAAAATTTTAATCTCAGGTGGTGGCCGTTGTAACTTCACCAACTACGATGTGTCTGCGAATAACTTCCTGTGTAAAAACCCCCACTTCGTCAAATCGGCTCTGTCTCAATACACCAACTGGGATTTCATCTCTATGGTGAGCAAGTACGGCATTGAGTTTGAAGAGCGCGATCACGGTCAGCTATTTTGTGTGAATGACCACACAGCAAAAGATATCGTGAGCATGCTGCTTGAAGAATGTCAGCAAGCGAAAGTTGAGCAACGCTACCGCTGTGACGTTCACTCTATCGAAAAGACCGACTCTGGCTTCAAGATGCACCTCAATACCGACCAAGTTGAATGTGATTCACTGGTGGTAGCGACTGGTGGTTTGTCGATGCCTAAGCTGGGCGCAACGCCATTTGGCTATAAGATTGCAGAGCAATTTGGTTTGTCCGTCATGCCGACTACAGCAGGTTTAGTGCCGTTTACGTTGCATAAAGAAGATAAAGAAGATTTCGCAGAGCTTTCTGGTATCGCGATTCCTGCGGAGATCACAGCGCAAGATGGGACCTTATTTAAAGAAGCGCTGCTGTTTACGCACCGCGGTCTATCTGGTCCATCGGTACTGCAAATCTCTTCGTTCTGGAAAGCGGGTCAGTCAGTTTCAATTAACCTAGTACCAGAAGCTGATGTGACTGAATTGCTGGCCAACTCTCGTGAGAAGCACCCAAACCAGAGCTTAAAGAACACACTAGCAAAAGTATTACCGAAGCGTTTTGTTGAGGTGTTGATTGACCGTAAAGAGCTGGAAGACAAACCGCTTAAGCAGTTCAACGAAAAGCAGCTTAATGGCATTGTTGAGCATCTAGAAAACTGGAAAATCGCACCAAATGGCACAGAAGGCTACCGTACGGCGGAAGTTACTCTTGGTGGCGTTGATACCGATCATCTATCTTCAAAAACCATGGAATGTAAGAACATCAAAGGCTTGTTCTTCGTTGGTGAGGTGATGGACGTAACGGGCTGGCTTGGTGGTTACAACTTCCAATGGTGTTGGAGCTCAGGCTTTACTGCTGGTCAGTGGGTGTAG
- a CDS encoding RNA polymerase sigma factor: MNTDKHKIGLLLSQVALRDQAAFEALYQLTSTRLFNVILGVVKDEHVAADILQEGFVKLWHNNQQYPVNHPWAWLCQSMRNLAIDEIRKRNNRGEEQLVKPPEEIALEVTSDSRANLSYCLNTLAEEKRNAIILAYQHGMSHQEIVHHVSTPLGTVKSWIRRGLQELKRCLTN; the protein is encoded by the coding sequence GTGAACACCGATAAACATAAGATAGGTTTACTGCTTTCCCAAGTAGCGCTTCGAGATCAAGCTGCGTTCGAAGCGCTATACCAGTTGACCAGTACCCGGCTTTTCAACGTTATCCTCGGCGTCGTTAAAGACGAACACGTTGCAGCGGATATACTCCAAGAGGGGTTCGTAAAGCTCTGGCACAACAACCAGCAATATCCAGTAAATCACCCTTGGGCTTGGTTATGCCAAAGTATGAGAAACCTCGCTATAGATGAAATTAGAAAGCGGAACAATCGAGGGGAAGAACAACTGGTAAAGCCTCCTGAAGAGATCGCTCTCGAAGTAACATCTGACTCAAGGGCCAACTTATCATACTGTCTAAACACGCTCGCTGAAGAGAAAAGGAATGCGATTATCTTGGCCTATCAGCACGGGATGAGTCATCAAGAGATCGTCCACCATGTGAGCACTCCACTTGGTACAGTGAAATCGTGGATTCGCCGAGGTTTACAGGAGCTAAAACGATGCCTGACCAATTAA
- a CDS encoding substrate-binding domain-containing protein — MQLKLTTVGLSILLASTSALASPQLDSDITHQPQDGEINIYGPGGPDTSLRHAAEAFSKKSKVTVNVIAGPESKWTKDAQQNADLIFGSSEQSMSAFVETYPFITDQDVEPVYLRRAVIAVPKGNPKNINGIKDLLEKPARIVVTEGLGVYNTSGTGVWEDVAGRTGSLADVQNFRKKIIAYAKGSGASFKAFQQQKADAWITWIHWPLNHADKVDYVEIEPERRIYRDLTLAKAKGADPQTQAFIDFVNSSEGETFFTREGWTR; from the coding sequence ATGCAACTTAAACTAACTACTGTAGGCCTAAGCATACTGCTTGCGAGCACTTCAGCACTCGCCTCACCCCAACTTGATTCAGACATCACCCATCAACCTCAAGATGGAGAAATCAATATCTATGGCCCAGGAGGCCCCGACACCTCGCTTCGTCATGCCGCAGAAGCTTTCAGTAAAAAAAGTAAGGTGACGGTAAACGTGATCGCTGGGCCTGAATCAAAGTGGACGAAAGACGCACAGCAAAATGCTGACCTAATCTTTGGATCCTCGGAACAATCCATGAGTGCTTTTGTTGAAACCTACCCCTTTATTACCGATCAAGATGTAGAGCCAGTGTACTTGCGCCGTGCAGTGATTGCGGTCCCAAAGGGGAACCCAAAAAATATCAATGGGATTAAAGACCTACTCGAAAAACCAGCACGAATAGTCGTGACTGAAGGTCTAGGGGTTTACAACACTTCCGGTACAGGCGTTTGGGAAGACGTCGCAGGACGCACAGGCTCACTGGCTGACGTACAGAACTTTCGCAAAAAAATCATTGCTTACGCTAAAGGCAGCGGAGCAAGTTTCAAAGCTTTTCAACAGCAAAAGGCTGATGCTTGGATCACTTGGATTCACTGGCCGCTCAACCATGCCGATAAAGTCGACTATGTAGAAATTGAGCCAGAAAGACGCATCTACCGAGATCTCACCCTAGCAAAGGCAAAAGGTGCAGATCCACAAACTCAAGCTTTCATTGATTTCGTTAACAGCAGTGAGGGAGAAACCTTTTTCACTCGCGAAGGTTGGACTCGTTAA
- a CDS encoding DMT family transporter, with product MNERRALGFGLSAVLLWSTVATAFKLTLAEFSPIQMLTIASIVSSTALIAVCAFQGKLSQLSTTFLSNPWYYLLLGLVNPLAYYLILFKAYDLLPASQAQAINYSWAITLTLMAAVFLGQRVRKQDWVACTFSYAGVVVIATKGDVLGMQFDSPLGVALALLSTLLWAGYWILNTKNKADPVVGVLLGFLVALPFAIGLTIFEGESFSQITAKGWMAVTYVGLFEMGITFVLWLSALKLTNNTARISNLIFASPFISLMLLSTIIGEEIHPSTLFGLVLIIAGLVIQQIKVSK from the coding sequence ATGAATGAACGTCGTGCCTTGGGCTTTGGCCTTTCCGCAGTGCTGCTGTGGTCAACGGTCGCTACTGCTTTTAAGCTGACCCTTGCTGAGTTTTCACCTATTCAAATGCTGACCATTGCCAGCATTGTGTCGTCGACTGCGCTAATCGCGGTCTGCGCCTTTCAAGGTAAGCTTTCTCAGCTAAGCACAACATTCCTATCAAACCCTTGGTACTACCTACTGCTTGGTTTGGTTAACCCGCTGGCCTACTACCTGATTCTCTTCAAAGCATACGACCTGCTGCCAGCTTCTCAAGCTCAGGCCATCAACTACAGCTGGGCTATCACGCTAACGCTGATGGCAGCGGTTTTTCTGGGACAAAGGGTTCGCAAGCAAGATTGGGTGGCTTGTACCTTCAGTTATGCGGGTGTGGTTGTAATTGCTACCAAAGGCGATGTACTAGGTATGCAGTTCGATAGCCCACTTGGTGTTGCGCTAGCACTGCTTTCAACCCTACTGTGGGCGGGCTACTGGATCCTTAACACCAAAAACAAGGCTGATCCTGTGGTTGGTGTACTACTTGGATTCTTAGTGGCGTTACCCTTCGCGATTGGTTTAACCATTTTCGAGGGCGAAAGCTTTAGCCAAATCACGGCGAAAGGTTGGATGGCGGTGACTTACGTTGGCTTGTTTGAGATGGGAATTACCTTTGTGTTGTGGCTATCGGCATTGAAGTTAACCAACAACACGGCACGCATCAGCAACCTGATTTTCGCCTCACCTTTTATCTCTTTGATGCTACTTTCCACCATTATCGGCGAAGAAATTCACCCATCAACCCTGTTTGGTTTAGTGCTGATTATTGCTGGTTTGGTGATTCAACAAATCAAAGTAAGTAAATAG
- the rmuC gene encoding DNA recombination protein RmuC → MQWIIEHQATLIAAISGALVSGGVVGWWVKQKLSFQQRLLEQQLESDRLLHESQQSQLKSSLAEAQQELDEMDDERDKAAFELKQAHGKVMAAMEKLRYFEAVKQERQQYADEINVLKDHKSELEAELREQEARHDQENLANSEKLQLLEQAESRLKQQFEHLANQLFETKTAKVDQQNKQSLEGLLSPLREQLEGFKKQVNDSFSQEAKERHTLVHELKNLQRLNESMTREAVNLTQALKGDNKQQGNWGEVVLARVLAESGLREGHEYQTQVNLQNDAGKRYQPDVIVHLPQDKQVVVDSKMALVAFERYFNAETDQQRDVALRDHLVSLRAHIKGLSQKDYHQLKGIQSLDYVLMFIPVEPAFQVAIQADPSLVKDAMEQNIILVSPTTLLVALRTIDNLWRNERQNQNAQVIAERASKLYDKLRLFVDDMEGLGSSLDRANQSYQGAMNKLATGRGNVIRQAESFKQLGVEVKKPISIGLAEMAQNEAFSENASLVERQPAEDKVN, encoded by the coding sequence ATGCAATGGATTATCGAACATCAGGCAACGCTTATTGCTGCAATTTCTGGCGCACTCGTCAGTGGCGGCGTCGTGGGTTGGTGGGTTAAACAGAAACTCTCTTTTCAGCAGCGATTGCTCGAGCAGCAACTTGAGTCTGATCGTTTGTTGCATGAATCTCAGCAGTCACAGCTCAAATCCTCCTTGGCAGAGGCACAGCAAGAGCTCGATGAAATGGATGACGAGCGAGACAAAGCCGCATTTGAGCTTAAACAAGCACACGGTAAGGTGATGGCGGCGATGGAAAAGCTTCGCTACTTCGAAGCGGTCAAACAAGAACGACAGCAGTATGCCGATGAGATTAACGTACTGAAAGACCATAAGTCGGAGTTGGAGGCTGAACTCCGTGAGCAAGAAGCAAGGCACGATCAAGAGAACCTTGCTAACAGTGAAAAGCTGCAGCTCTTAGAGCAGGCTGAATCACGCCTAAAGCAGCAGTTCGAGCATCTTGCCAATCAGCTGTTTGAAACCAAAACTGCTAAGGTCGATCAACAAAACAAGCAGAGTTTAGAAGGGTTACTCTCACCGCTGAGAGAGCAACTAGAAGGCTTTAAGAAGCAGGTTAACGATAGCTTTAGCCAAGAAGCCAAAGAGCGTCATACCTTAGTACATGAATTGAAAAACCTGCAGCGCCTTAATGAAAGTATGACTCGCGAAGCGGTTAACCTGACTCAGGCGCTCAAGGGTGACAACAAACAGCAAGGTAACTGGGGGGAAGTGGTGCTGGCTCGTGTGCTTGCGGAGTCAGGCCTGCGAGAAGGGCACGAGTACCAAACGCAAGTGAACCTACAGAATGATGCAGGTAAGCGCTATCAGCCCGATGTGATAGTCCATTTGCCACAAGATAAGCAAGTGGTGGTGGATTCTAAAATGGCATTGGTCGCGTTTGAGCGCTACTTCAATGCTGAAACTGATCAGCAGCGTGATGTCGCATTGCGTGATCACTTGGTCTCACTGAGAGCGCACATCAAAGGTCTGAGCCAGAAGGATTATCACCAGCTTAAAGGCATCCAAAGTTTGGATTACGTATTGATGTTTATCCCAGTTGAACCTGCATTCCAAGTGGCGATTCAAGCTGACCCTAGCTTGGTGAAAGACGCGATGGAGCAAAACATCATCTTAGTCAGCCCTACTACTTTGCTGGTGGCACTGCGCACCATTGATAACTTGTGGCGCAATGAAAGACAGAACCAGAACGCGCAGGTGATTGCCGAGCGCGCAAGCAAGCTTTACGACAAACTGCGCCTGTTTGTCGATGACATGGAAGGTCTTGGTAGCTCGCTAGATAGAGCCAATCAAAGCTATCAAGGCGCCATGAACAAGCTAGCAACAGGTCGCGGTAACGTGATTCGTCAGGCTGAAAGTTTCAAGCAATTGGGCGTTGAGGTGAAGAAACCTATCTCTATTGGCTTGGCAGAAATGGCGCAAAATGAGGCTTTTTCAGAAAATGCCTCCTTAGTAGAAAGACAACCCGCTGAGGATAAAGTAAACTAA
- the ubiE gene encoding bifunctional demethylmenaquinone methyltransferase/2-methoxy-6-polyprenyl-1,4-benzoquinol methylase UbiE has protein sequence MMDTSVQTNSAVESETTHFGFETVAKDEKVAKVAEVFHSVAAKYDIMNDLMSGGVHRLWKRFTIDCSGVRPGQRILDLGGGTGDLTAKFSRIVGEKGHVVLADINNSMLNVGRDKLRDSGIVGNVHYVQANAEELPFPDNYFDCITISFCLRNVTDKDKALRSMYRVLKPGGRLLVLEFSKPVLEPLSKVYDAYSFHLLPKMGELIANDADSYRYLAESIRMHPDQETLEGMMQEAGFENTKYYNLTGGIVALHRGYKF, from the coding sequence ATTATGGACACAAGCGTGCAGACAAATTCAGCAGTAGAGTCAGAAACCACACACTTTGGTTTCGAAACAGTCGCGAAAGACGAAAAAGTCGCGAAAGTAGCAGAGGTATTTCACTCTGTAGCCGCTAAATACGACATCATGAATGACTTAATGTCGGGTGGTGTTCACCGTTTGTGGAAACGATTCACGATTGATTGCAGTGGCGTTCGCCCTGGTCAGCGTATTCTAGACCTTGGTGGTGGTACTGGTGACCTGACGGCGAAATTCTCGCGCATCGTTGGTGAAAAAGGCCACGTAGTTCTTGCTGATATCAACAATTCAATGCTGAATGTTGGCCGCGATAAACTGCGTGATAGCGGTATTGTTGGCAACGTACATTACGTACAAGCGAATGCTGAAGAGTTGCCTTTCCCAGACAACTACTTCGATTGCATTACTATCAGTTTCTGTCTGCGTAACGTAACCGATAAAGACAAAGCACTGCGCTCTATGTACCGTGTGCTTAAGCCGGGTGGTCGCCTATTGGTTCTAGAATTTTCTAAGCCAGTACTTGAGCCACTTTCAAAAGTATATGATGCGTACTCATTCCACCTATTGCCAAAAATGGGTGAGTTGATTGCTAACGATGCAGACAGCTACCGTTACCTTGCTGAATCTATCCGCATGCACCCAGACCAAGAAACGTTGGAAGGCATGATGCAAGAAGCGGGCTTTGAGAATACGAAATACTACAACCTAACGGGCGGCATTGTAGCGCTGCACCGAGGTTACAAGTTCTAG
- a CDS encoding ubiquinone biosynthesis accessory factor UbiJ — protein sequence MPFDPLVTAVIETSLNTQVNDDPALVRRLSRLKGQIIQVNLKELNKTLTFVFSQQIDVLSEYEGQPDCYLSLNLSVLPELREQSNITKLIKQDKLILEGDIQLAQKFSQLMTDCKPDLEEWLSRVTGDVVAHTLVQGVKNVGGLVAKQATKHQNHFAQVLTEEWKIAPAPLEVAHFCDQVDDVKSSAARLEAKLNALLEKA from the coding sequence ATGCCATTTGATCCATTGGTAACCGCGGTTATTGAAACCTCTTTGAATACGCAAGTAAACGACGATCCAGCACTGGTTCGTCGTTTGTCTCGTTTAAAAGGGCAGATCATTCAAGTCAATTTGAAAGAGTTGAATAAAACACTTACGTTCGTTTTTAGCCAACAAATTGATGTGTTGTCAGAATACGAAGGGCAACCTGATTGCTACTTATCTTTGAATCTATCTGTATTGCCAGAACTCCGTGAACAATCGAATATTACTAAGCTTATCAAGCAAGATAAGCTGATTTTGGAAGGTGATATTCAGTTGGCACAGAAGTTTTCTCAGCTGATGACAGACTGCAAACCCGACTTGGAAGAGTGGTTGTCTCGCGTGACAGGTGATGTGGTAGCTCATACCTTGGTGCAAGGCGTTAAGAACGTTGGTGGCCTTGTGGCAAAGCAGGCAACAAAACATCAGAATCACTTCGCTCAGGTTCTGACTGAAGAGTGGAAAATTGCTCCTGCGCCATTAGAGGTGGCACATTTTTGCGATCAGGTTGATGACGTAAAAAGCTCAGCTGCACGCCTTGAAGCTAAGTTGAACGCTCTGTTGGAGAAAGCATGA